Proteins encoded in a region of the Rhizobium etli CFN 42 genome:
- a CDS encoding glycerophosphoryl diester phosphodiesterase, with the protein MKESERRSGPSRSEVQAHRGASAIAPENTIAAFRAAAEQGAEWVELDVALLGDGTAVVIHDVSVDRCSSSTGNLGDFTAADLETIDAGAWFDPRFRGEPLPTLAAAVSALGELGLNANVEIKQHPHHKSLDQLVKTVDEHLRARAPQTEIMISSFDAAALKRMHELNQGYELAMLWSKVPDDWREVLQSIPATTVHLGYKSLSIGFLEEAVRHGIKVRAWTSNDPRQLASFWHAGLTGVITDDPSAYLS; encoded by the coding sequence ATGAAGGAATCAGAGCGAAGATCCGGACCCTCCCGCAGCGAGGTTCAGGCACATCGAGGCGCATCTGCCATCGCGCCGGAAAACACGATCGCCGCTTTCCGGGCGGCCGCCGAGCAGGGGGCCGAATGGGTCGAGCTCGATGTCGCGCTTCTGGGTGACGGAACTGCCGTCGTCATCCATGACGTGTCGGTCGACCGTTGCTCCTCATCGACGGGCAATCTCGGCGATTTCACCGCAGCCGATCTCGAGACGATCGATGCAGGCGCCTGGTTCGATCCTCGCTTCAGGGGCGAACCCTTGCCGACCCTTGCCGCGGCCGTGTCCGCCTTGGGGGAACTGGGTCTGAATGCCAATGTCGAGATCAAGCAGCACCCGCATCACAAATCGCTCGACCAGCTGGTGAAAACCGTTGACGAACATCTTCGGGCACGCGCGCCGCAGACCGAGATCATGATATCGAGCTTTGACGCCGCTGCACTCAAGCGCATGCATGAACTCAACCAGGGCTACGAGCTCGCGATGCTGTGGAGCAAGGTGCCGGATGACTGGAGAGAGGTGCTCCAATCAATTCCGGCAACGACGGTCCATCTTGGGTACAAGTCGCTGAGCATCGGGTTCCTTGAAGAGGCGGTGCGCCACGGCATCAAGGTGCGCGCCTGGACCTCCAACGATCCCAGACAGCTCGCATCGTTTTGGCATGCCGGATTGACCGGTGTGATAACAGACGACCCGAGTGCCTATCTCTCGTAA
- a CDS encoding DeoR/GlpR family DNA-binding transcription regulator gives MGSRVISSRQREILALIETEGVQYIDELARRYDLTTQTIRRDINALCDLGHARRFHGGVDLPVEGSNISLNARAQLNRRAKRQIARRVAADIGPDATVFLGIGSTVQFVAEALRDHQGLRVITNNMHVALMLCESPSVEVHLTGGLLRHDDRDVVGTDVIKFVEKFYATYAVVGAGALNPLIGLMDFSYAEAQITNALLENSKTRLLAADVSKWTRHASVRVAPFNKITRFYTDRLPADASAASMLAESSMEVVTCGEETI, from the coding sequence ATGGGGAGCCGAGTCATATCGAGCCGACAACGCGAAATACTGGCGCTGATCGAAACGGAAGGCGTCCAGTATATCGACGAACTTGCGCGCCGGTACGACCTGACGACCCAGACGATCCGGCGCGATATCAACGCCCTTTGCGACCTCGGTCATGCCCGTCGCTTTCACGGCGGCGTCGATTTGCCGGTCGAGGGCAGCAATATCTCGCTCAACGCCCGCGCCCAGCTCAACCGGCGCGCCAAACGACAGATCGCCAGACGGGTCGCCGCCGATATCGGCCCGGATGCGACGGTTTTCCTCGGGATCGGCAGCACGGTTCAGTTCGTGGCCGAGGCTTTGCGCGATCATCAGGGGCTGCGGGTCATCACCAACAATATGCACGTCGCGCTGATGCTCTGCGAATCTCCCAGTGTCGAAGTCCATTTGACCGGCGGGCTGCTGCGTCATGACGACCGTGACGTCGTGGGTACTGACGTGATCAAGTTCGTCGAGAAATTCTATGCAACCTATGCCGTCGTCGGCGCCGGCGCACTGAACCCGCTGATCGGGCTGATGGACTTCAGCTATGCCGAAGCGCAGATCACCAATGCGCTGCTGGAAAATTCGAAGACGCGCCTTTTGGCGGCCGATGTCAGCAAGTGGACGCGTCACGCCAGCGTGCGCGTTGCGCCCTTCAACAAGATCACCCGTTTTTACACCGACCGGCTGCCGGCCGACGCCTCCGCCGCCAGTATGCTCGCCGAAAGCAGCATGGAGGTGGTGACCTGCGGCGAGGAGACGATATGA
- a CDS encoding HAD-IIB family hydrolase — MTFVNLAPSAAELQHVRYLFTDIDDTLTTEGKLLPQTYNALWDLSRVGIAVVPVTGGSAGWCEHIVRAWPVAAVIGESGAYSVTRRHGEVVFDYWEDGALQGERQRRHLQAMQHLIAQKGGTFKIAHDQVFRLADVAIDIQGHNAHAVEELAAEIRAMGGTVAISSIHINTWIGDYDKRAMSERLLTSMFGVHPDELPSATAFVGDSRNDAPMFGFIPNSFGVSNIVPVLPHLQHVPKWISAQPAGLGFADIARTILDAMGTSQ; from the coding sequence ATGACGTTCGTAAACCTGGCGCCGTCCGCGGCGGAGTTGCAGCACGTGCGTTATCTCTTCACCGATATCGATGATACGCTGACGACCGAGGGGAAACTGCTGCCGCAGACCTATAATGCTCTTTGGGACCTCAGCCGGGTCGGCATTGCCGTCGTTCCGGTCACGGGTGGTTCAGCCGGGTGGTGCGAACACATCGTCCGTGCCTGGCCGGTCGCCGCCGTCATCGGCGAGAGTGGCGCTTATTCCGTTACGCGCCGCCACGGCGAGGTTGTCTTCGATTATTGGGAAGACGGCGCGCTGCAGGGCGAGCGTCAACGTCGGCATCTCCAGGCGATGCAACATCTGATCGCGCAAAAAGGCGGCACGTTCAAGATTGCCCATGATCAGGTGTTCCGCCTGGCTGACGTGGCGATCGACATCCAGGGGCATAATGCGCATGCTGTCGAGGAATTGGCTGCCGAAATTAGGGCAATGGGCGGGACCGTCGCCATCAGTTCCATCCACATCAACACCTGGATCGGCGACTATGACAAACGCGCCATGAGCGAGCGCCTGCTGACCAGCATGTTCGGGGTCCATCCTGACGAATTGCCATCCGCCACCGCATTCGTCGGCGATTCTCGAAATGATGCGCCTATGTTCGGTTTCATCCCGAATTCTTTCGGCGTCAGCAATATCGTTCCTGTTCTTCCGCATTTGCAGCATGTGCCGAAATGGATCTCCGCCCAGCCTGCCGGACTTGGCTTCGCCGACATTGCCAGGACGATCCTGGATGCCATGGGCACCAGTCAATGA
- a CDS encoding ABC transporter permease, with protein sequence MNAIEFILAGMLAAATPFLLAALGELVAERAGVLNLGVEGLMAFGAVIAFIIVYHGGGHFLAFIAGGLGAALLSLIFAVIVLGFNANQVATGLAIGILGQGLSALFGKSYESLTVRALPKIAIPGLSEIPVIGGLFVQDIVVWLSLAATIAIWAMFAYSKVGLIIRAVGENPKAAHAIGYPVIAIRFAAVAFGGMLAGFAGAYAATIYTPLWADGMIAGRGWIAIALVVFGTWLTGRIFLGACLFGAVSLMGLAAQATGLDVPSQLLACLPYLVTIIVLGIISADRRLLKLNGIASLGEPFER encoded by the coding sequence GTGAACGCCATCGAGTTCATCCTCGCCGGAATGCTGGCGGCTGCGACCCCCTTTCTCCTGGCCGCGCTCGGGGAGCTGGTCGCCGAACGCGCCGGGGTTCTCAATCTAGGCGTCGAGGGACTGATGGCATTCGGCGCCGTGATCGCCTTCATCATCGTCTACCACGGCGGCGGCCATTTTCTGGCTTTCATCGCCGGCGGCCTCGGCGCCGCCCTCCTGTCGCTGATCTTTGCGGTCATCGTACTCGGCTTTAACGCAAACCAGGTTGCGACGGGGCTTGCCATCGGGATTCTAGGGCAAGGCCTGTCGGCGCTGTTCGGCAAGAGCTATGAGAGCCTGACGGTCAGGGCTCTGCCGAAGATCGCCATTCCCGGCCTTTCCGAGATTCCCGTCATCGGCGGCCTGTTTGTCCAGGATATCGTCGTCTGGCTTTCGTTGGCCGCAACCATCGCGATCTGGGCGATGTTTGCCTATAGCAAGGTCGGTTTAATCATCCGGGCCGTAGGGGAAAACCCGAAAGCGGCGCATGCCATCGGCTACCCGGTCATCGCGATCCGCTTCGCCGCGGTCGCATTCGGCGGCATGTTGGCAGGCTTCGCGGGCGCCTATGCGGCGACGATCTACACGCCGCTCTGGGCAGATGGGATGATTGCCGGTCGCGGCTGGATTGCGATTGCGCTCGTCGTGTTCGGAACCTGGCTGACCGGCCGCATCTTTCTCGGGGCGTGCCTGTTTGGCGCCGTATCGCTGATGGGACTTGCCGCCCAGGCGACCGGGCTCGACGTCCCCTCGCAGCTATTGGCATGCCTGCCCTATCTGGTGACGATCATCGTGCTCGGCATCATTTCTGCGGATCGCCGCCTGCTCAAGCTCAACGGCATCGCCTCGCTCGGCGAGCCGTTCGAGCGATAG
- a CDS encoding ABC transporter permease, giving the protein MSRTFLVLPTLVRRERASLAATLLAPPIALIVTVILNLGLYVVMGRDPAAVVYAMLIEPFVSWASFSEVLLKTGPLLLIAQGLAIGFRAKMFNIGAEGQFVLGALFASAIPIWWPAATGQWIWPAMLLLGTIGGAFWASLTAFWRVRLNANEILVSLMLSFVAVQLLNYLLLGPWKDPNGFNFPQSVMFQYDAMVPILIEGTRVNVSLILALLLSIAAWVFMQKSFIGYKLQVGGLAPRAASYAGFTESRAIWLSLLIGGAAAGLAGAAEVAGPLGQLQRSISTGYGYAAIIVAYLGGLHPIGIIISAIVMAALYIGGDNAMVSANLPVAAVRVFQGSLLLGYLVAIAFSRYRLAWRPAATRSAT; this is encoded by the coding sequence ATGAGCAGAACCTTCCTCGTCCTGCCCACGCTGGTGCGCCGGGAGCGGGCATCGCTTGCCGCCACCCTTTTGGCACCGCCCATAGCTCTCATCGTCACCGTCATTCTCAATCTCGGACTTTACGTCGTCATGGGCCGCGATCCGGCTGCAGTCGTCTATGCGATGCTGATCGAGCCCTTCGTCTCGTGGGCGTCGTTCTCCGAGGTTCTCTTGAAGACGGGGCCATTGCTCCTCATCGCGCAGGGGCTTGCAATTGGGTTCCGCGCCAAGATGTTCAATATCGGGGCTGAAGGACAATTCGTGCTCGGTGCGCTCTTCGCCTCCGCCATTCCGATCTGGTGGCCCGCGGCAACCGGCCAATGGATCTGGCCGGCAATGCTGCTGCTCGGCACGATAGGCGGGGCATTCTGGGCGTCACTCACCGCCTTCTGGCGCGTCAGGCTCAACGCCAATGAGATCCTCGTTTCACTGATGCTGAGCTTCGTTGCCGTGCAGCTCCTCAATTATCTGCTGCTCGGCCCGTGGAAGGATCCGAACGGCTTCAACTTCCCGCAATCCGTCATGTTCCAGTATGACGCGATGGTGCCGATCCTGATCGAGGGAACGCGCGTCAATGTCTCGCTCATTCTCGCCCTCCTCCTGTCGATTGCCGCCTGGGTCTTCATGCAGAAGAGCTTCATCGGCTACAAATTGCAGGTCGGCGGATTGGCACCGCGGGCGGCGAGCTACGCAGGATTCACGGAAAGCCGGGCAATCTGGCTTTCCCTGCTGATCGGCGGAGCCGCAGCCGGTCTTGCCGGCGCGGCCGAGGTCGCCGGCCCCCTTGGTCAATTGCAGCGCTCGATCTCCACCGGATACGGCTATGCGGCAATCATCGTCGCCTATCTCGGCGGCCTTCATCCGATCGGCATCATCATCTCAGCCATTGTCATGGCGGCGCTCTATATCGGCGGTGACAACGCCATGGTTTCGGCCAATCTCCCGGTTGCCGCCGTCAGGGTTTTCCAGGGCAGTCTGCTTCTCGGCTATTTGGTCGCCATCGCCTTCTCGCGCTACCGCCTTGCCTGGCGTCCGGCGGCAACGAGGAGCGCGACGTGA
- a CDS encoding ABC transporter ATP-binding protein codes for MLSPLLSLRGISKSYGQVQANQAIDLDLAPGSIHAILGENGAGKSTLMKLIYGVEQPDSGTVAWKGQPLSLASPAEARRAGIGMVFQHFSLFEGLTVVENIRLIVSGKKSELAERVRKLGREFSLEVDPFAHVHSLSVGERQRVEIIRCLMTDPKLLILDEPTSVLPPQAVEKLFETLRRLRDGGVSILFISHKLEEIQSLCDCATILRGGRVTGHVDPREHDAHELARMMIGRDMPEPMPALPLAEGEKRLELIGLDYRVDPFAVPLSNVSLAVRAGEILGIAGISGNGQSELATLISGETVLPRDQRDQIFMMGRDVGTLDAAARRRLGFAFVPEDRLGRGAVPEMSLALNSLLTAHPLDLVRHGLLDKTRAKCFTSECIRDYDVRTPGPEAEAGSLSGGNLQKFIVGREIMLAPKLLLLAQPTWGVDIGAAAAIRKRLISLRNEGMAIMIISEELEELFELCDFIQVLHHGTLSPPLVTRDTRPEEIGRYMIGAQPHREKEPA; via the coding sequence ATGCTGAGCCCGCTTCTGTCGCTGCGCGGCATTTCCAAGAGCTATGGTCAGGTCCAAGCCAATCAGGCGATTGACCTCGACCTCGCACCTGGCTCGATTCATGCCATCCTCGGTGAAAACGGGGCTGGCAAATCGACGCTGATGAAGCTGATCTATGGCGTCGAGCAGCCCGACAGCGGCACGGTCGCCTGGAAAGGGCAGCCCCTCAGCCTTGCCTCTCCCGCAGAGGCAAGGCGCGCCGGCATCGGCATGGTCTTCCAGCACTTCTCGCTGTTCGAGGGTCTGACCGTCGTCGAGAATATCCGCCTGATCGTGTCCGGCAAGAAGAGCGAGCTTGCCGAGCGCGTTCGCAAGCTCGGGCGCGAGTTCAGTCTCGAGGTCGATCCTTTCGCCCATGTGCATTCGCTTTCCGTCGGCGAAAGGCAGCGCGTGGAAATTATTCGCTGCCTGATGACCGATCCGAAACTGCTGATCCTCGACGAGCCGACGTCGGTACTGCCACCGCAGGCGGTGGAAAAACTCTTCGAAACATTGCGCCGGCTGCGCGACGGTGGAGTATCCATCCTTTTCATCTCCCACAAGCTCGAAGAGATCCAATCGCTCTGCGATTGCGCGACGATCCTGCGCGGCGGTCGCGTGACCGGTCATGTCGATCCGCGCGAGCATGACGCCCACGAACTTGCGCGCATGATGATCGGACGCGACATGCCCGAACCCATGCCTGCTCTGCCTTTGGCCGAGGGCGAAAAGCGCCTGGAACTGATCGGCCTCGACTACCGGGTGGATCCTTTTGCCGTGCCGCTCTCCAACGTCAGTCTGGCGGTGCGCGCCGGCGAAATTCTCGGCATTGCTGGGATTTCGGGGAACGGCCAAAGCGAGCTCGCAACGCTCATTTCAGGCGAGACCGTCCTGCCGCGGGATCAGCGCGACCAGATCTTCATGATGGGCCGAGATGTCGGCACGCTGGATGCCGCCGCCCGCCGCCGGCTCGGCTTCGCCTTCGTGCCCGAGGACCGGCTCGGCCGCGGCGCAGTTCCCGAAATGTCGCTTGCTCTCAATAGCCTGCTGACCGCCCATCCGCTCGACCTTGTCAGGCATGGCCTGCTCGACAAGACGCGGGCGAAGTGCTTTACCAGTGAATGCATCCGCGACTACGACGTGCGAACCCCCGGCCCCGAGGCGGAGGCGGGGTCGCTTTCCGGCGGCAACCTGCAGAAATTCATCGTCGGGCGAGAAATCATGCTGGCGCCAAAGCTTCTCCTCTTGGCGCAGCCGACCTGGGGCGTCGATATCGGGGCGGCCGCGGCAATCCGAAAGCGGCTCATCAGCCTTCGCAACGAAGGCATGGCGATCATGATCATTTCCGAGGAGCTCGAGGAATTGTTCGAACTCTGCGACTTCATCCAGGTCCTGCACCACGGCACGCTGAGCCCGCCGCTGGTCACGCGCGACACCAGGCCCGAAGAGATCGGCCGTTACATGATCGGAGCCCAGCCGCATCGCGAGAAAGAGCCCGCATGA
- a CDS encoding BMP family ABC transporter substrate-binding protein gives MSNNLTRRTLMKSAAAAGLATAFAGRSALAADEPLGIALVVPSPIGDVGWGHALAAGIDPIKAAYGDKVKVTVIENIAEGPDADRIMNKTVADGNHFLIAGSFGYQNGALQIARRNPKVTVLHASGFQVAPNFSPFAAKYFQGTYLLGMAAAAVSKTGKLGSVSAFAIPELITSINAFTLGAQAVKPDIEVSVVWVNSWFDPAKEQEAAKALISQGCDVIFSNAQDTPSVISACEEAGVYAFNLNSSMKKYAEKTYLGCIATDWSPFFKASVDAHLAGTFKGANAFLGVADKVVQVVDWNPAIPADTMTKIKEIEAKIADGSFSPFTGPITKADGSEGAATGATLTDAQIVAMDWHVKGVTTPLPK, from the coding sequence ATGTCCAACAATCTCACCCGCAGAACACTGATGAAGAGCGCGGCGGCTGCCGGTCTCGCCACGGCCTTTGCCGGCCGCTCGGCGCTTGCCGCCGACGAACCGCTCGGCATCGCACTCGTTGTTCCCTCGCCTATCGGCGACGTCGGCTGGGGTCATGCGCTTGCCGCCGGTATCGACCCGATCAAGGCCGCCTATGGTGACAAGGTGAAGGTCACGGTCATTGAAAACATAGCCGAAGGTCCGGACGCCGACCGCATCATGAACAAGACCGTCGCCGACGGAAATCATTTCCTGATCGCCGGCTCCTTCGGCTATCAAAATGGCGCGCTGCAGATCGCCCGCCGAAATCCGAAGGTGACCGTCCTGCATGCTTCAGGCTTCCAGGTCGCACCAAACTTCTCGCCCTTCGCCGCCAAATATTTCCAGGGAACCTACCTGCTCGGCATGGCGGCGGCGGCCGTTTCCAAGACCGGCAAGCTCGGCTCGGTGTCGGCGTTTGCCATTCCCGAGCTGATCACCTCCATCAACGCCTTCACCCTTGGAGCGCAGGCCGTGAAGCCGGATATCGAAGTGTCTGTCGTCTGGGTCAACTCCTGGTTCGATCCAGCCAAGGAGCAGGAAGCCGCCAAGGCGCTGATCTCGCAGGGCTGTGACGTGATCTTCTCGAATGCGCAGGATACGCCCTCGGTCATCTCGGCCTGCGAGGAAGCCGGCGTTTATGCCTTCAACCTCAACTCATCGATGAAGAAATATGCCGAGAAGACTTATCTGGGCTGCATCGCCACCGACTGGTCACCCTTCTTCAAGGCATCGGTCGACGCCCATCTTGCCGGCACCTTCAAGGGCGCCAATGCCTTCCTCGGTGTTGCCGACAAGGTTGTCCAGGTCGTCGATTGGAACCCGGCGATCCCGGCCGATACGATGACCAAGATCAAGGAAATCGAGGCCAAGATTGCCGATGGCAGCTTCTCGCCGTTTACAGGCCCAATCACCAAGGCCGACGGCAGTGAAGGGGCGGCTACAGGCGCGACGCTGACGGACGCCCAGATCGTCGCGATGGACTGGCACGTCAAGGGCGTGACGACGCCCTTGCCGAAGTAA
- a CDS encoding amidohydrolase, with product MTGYLLKNCAAIIVDEGNGPAVHRNADLLTDGPAVRAIGTNLSQEPLPADTIIQDASGWFVYPGLVNTHHHFFQCFVRNRADLDWTKLSVIEWLDRIYPIFSRLNEDCFYHSSVTAMAEMIKHGCTTAFDHQYCFPRHAGKRLIDRQFEAAELLGMRFHAGRGGNTLPKTEGSTIPDAMLETTDEFIADCARLIDTYHDASAFSMRQVVVAPCQPVNCYRETFVESVALARDRGVRLHTHVGEGESSVIQARHGMRTVDYCAELGFAGPDSFYAHCWELTHDELRKMAASGTGVSHCPEPVYLVGAEVTDVPAMAAFGLRIGLGCDGAASNDNSNLMHCIHSAYMLQCLAASTRAHPVPAPVDFLSYATTGGASLLGRSDIGRLAPGMAADLFAIDTRRMDYVGTRHDPLSLITKVGIGMPTDLTMINGRIVWQAGEFTGLDEAQLFAAAEAALETVEF from the coding sequence ATGACCGGCTATCTCCTCAAGAACTGTGCGGCCATTATCGTCGACGAAGGCAACGGGCCAGCAGTGCACCGGAATGCGGATCTACTGACCGATGGTCCGGCGGTCCGGGCGATCGGTACGAACCTGTCGCAGGAGCCTCTGCCTGCCGATACGATCATCCAGGATGCATCCGGCTGGTTTGTCTATCCGGGTCTCGTCAACACCCATCACCACTTCTTCCAATGCTTTGTACGCAATCGGGCCGATCTCGACTGGACGAAGCTATCGGTCATCGAATGGCTCGACCGGATCTATCCGATCTTCTCACGGCTGAACGAGGATTGCTTCTATCATTCGTCGGTCACGGCCATGGCCGAGATGATCAAGCATGGCTGCACCACAGCTTTCGACCATCAATATTGCTTTCCCCGGCACGCAGGAAAGCGTCTGATCGATCGCCAGTTCGAGGCCGCTGAACTTCTTGGCATGCGTTTCCATGCGGGACGCGGCGGCAATACGCTGCCGAAGACCGAGGGCTCGACGATCCCGGACGCCATGCTGGAAACGACGGACGAGTTCATCGCCGATTGCGCCCGGCTGATCGACACCTATCACGATGCGAGCGCCTTCAGCATGCGGCAGGTGGTCGTTGCTCCCTGCCAGCCAGTTAATTGCTACCGCGAAACCTTCGTCGAGTCCGTCGCGCTCGCCCGTGATCGCGGCGTCCGGCTGCACACGCATGTCGGCGAAGGCGAAAGTTCGGTCATCCAAGCGCGGCATGGAATGCGTACGGTCGACTATTGTGCCGAACTCGGCTTCGCCGGACCTGACAGCTTTTATGCTCACTGCTGGGAGCTGACACACGACGAACTGCGCAAGATGGCGGCAAGCGGCACGGGTGTCTCCCATTGCCCCGAGCCAGTCTATCTGGTGGGCGCCGAAGTGACGGACGTTCCCGCGATGGCGGCTTTCGGCCTCCGTATCGGCCTCGGTTGCGATGGCGCAGCCTCGAACGACAATTCCAACCTCATGCACTGCATCCATTCTGCTTATATGCTGCAGTGCCTGGCGGCTTCGACACGGGCCCATCCGGTTCCAGCGCCCGTCGATTTTCTGAGCTACGCGACGACGGGCGGTGCAAGCCTTCTTGGCCGTAGCGATATCGGCCGGCTTGCTCCCGGCATGGCCGCCGACCTCTTCGCGATCGATACCAGGCGGATGGATTATGTCGGAACCCGTCACGACCCATTGAGCCTGATTACCAAGGTCGGGATCGGCATGCCGACTGACCTGACAATGATCAACGGGCGCATTGTCTGGCAGGCCGGCGAGTTTACCGGCCTCGACGAGGCTCAGCTTTTCGCCGCCGCGGAAGCGGCTCTCGAGACAGTCGAATTTTAG
- a CDS encoding glutathione S-transferase family protein → MKLYDYILSPSCYKIRLMAAILDVKLDIRPVDFHPGLEHRGPELLALNPAGSIPILVDGDLVLTESSAMLAFLAARSGPEWLGTNAPQETARLQQWLSFSHRLTTNLGGARLHQMLLRPGNIEALQAQGTAALRELEGGLFEQRLRDMRFLASDRATIADIACFPYVALAPDGGISLDPYPNIRLWLRAIRSLGGFIEMPGIHRLHELRPDPHPGNEEK, encoded by the coding sequence ATGAAGCTCTACGACTACATCCTCTCGCCGAGCTGTTACAAGATCCGCCTGATGGCTGCGATCCTCGATGTCAAGCTGGACATCCGGCCGGTTGACTTCCATCCCGGCTTAGAACATCGCGGTCCTGAGCTATTGGCGCTCAATCCGGCGGGCTCGATCCCGATCCTCGTGGATGGCGATCTGGTGCTGACCGAATCTTCGGCCATGCTCGCCTTTCTCGCCGCCCGGAGCGGGCCCGAATGGCTGGGCACGAATGCGCCGCAGGAGACAGCGCGCTTGCAACAATGGCTCTCTTTTTCGCATCGGCTGACGACAAATCTCGGCGGCGCACGGTTGCATCAGATGCTTCTGCGCCCAGGCAATATCGAGGCGCTGCAGGCACAAGGGACCGCAGCGCTACGCGAACTGGAAGGCGGCCTTTTCGAGCAGCGGCTCCGCGATATGCGGTTCCTGGCGTCCGACCGCGCAACGATCGCCGACATCGCCTGCTTTCCCTATGTGGCGCTGGCTCCGGATGGCGGAATCTCGCTCGATCCCTATCCGAACATCCGCCTCTGGCTGCGCGCCATCCGCAGCCTTGGAGGTTTCATCGAAATGCCCGGCATCCACCGGCTGCACGAGTTGAGGCCCGATCCTCATCCCGGCAACGAGGAGAAGTGA
- a CDS encoding aromatic ring-hydroxylating oxygenase subunit alpha, whose protein sequence is MKGAGAMIDEWYPVSLFSGLTEAGSKTALMGEPIEVIRTSDGAARVTSGDGRALPVRVRYGHVWSSLGTPAKELFAIPEADQPGRRFVDVGVVRVRCSPLRAVENFLDIAHFPFVHTDILGAEPHTEVEDYKVEIREEEDEVWATQVKFYQPQAAKSATGGITTEYMYRVPAPTCSVLYKTCPPRPEEWDVITLFVQPLAEDLCDVWPWMALFDDVTPMTDLIHFQQMIFLQDRSILENQIPALLPLDPGMEIPTRADLTSIAYRRWLKRHNYLYGAQLVAQ, encoded by the coding sequence ATGAAAGGAGCCGGCGCGATGATCGACGAATGGTACCCGGTCAGCCTCTTCAGCGGCCTCACCGAGGCAGGAAGCAAGACCGCTTTGATGGGCGAGCCCATCGAGGTGATACGCACGTCTGACGGCGCGGCGCGGGTCACATCGGGCGATGGACGCGCCCTGCCCGTCCGCGTCCGCTATGGTCATGTCTGGTCTTCTCTCGGTACCCCCGCTAAGGAGCTGTTTGCCATTCCCGAAGCGGATCAGCCTGGCCGCCGTTTCGTCGATGTCGGCGTCGTGCGGGTACGCTGCTCCCCCCTGCGAGCAGTCGAGAATTTCCTCGACATCGCGCATTTTCCCTTCGTCCATACCGATATACTCGGCGCCGAGCCGCATACCGAAGTCGAAGATTATAAAGTCGAGATCCGCGAGGAGGAGGATGAAGTCTGGGCAACGCAGGTGAAGTTCTACCAGCCGCAGGCTGCAAAGTCGGCAACCGGCGGAATAACCACCGAATACATGTATCGCGTGCCGGCCCCGACCTGCTCGGTGCTTTACAAGACCTGCCCTCCGCGTCCGGAGGAATGGGATGTCATTACCCTGTTCGTCCAGCCGCTTGCCGAAGACCTTTGTGACGTGTGGCCGTGGATGGCGCTCTTTGACGACGTGACGCCGATGACAGACCTCATCCACTTTCAGCAGATGATTTTCCTGCAGGATCGTTCGATCCTCGAAAACCAGATCCCTGCCCTACTGCCGCTCGATCCCGGCATGGAAATTCCGACAAGGGCGGACCTCACATCGATCGCTTACCGGCGCTGGCTCAAGCGCCACAACTATCTCTATGGCGCGCAGCTGGTCGCACAATGA
- a CDS encoding Rieske 2Fe-2S domain-containing protein, translating into MPSDTAGSWTPVALSADLPPATVIPAWTPLGAIALWRSQSGRASASSDRCPHRGMRLSHGFVRGEALSCIYHGWSYSPAGGCIRIPAHPDLVPPETIRVAVQQVAESDGIVWIAVGEPAMPPPRLDNLAPIRSLTLDADVAAIEAAAGEKADADGLIRVADCPWVRLLPAEQIGCTLIHLLVEQGRSVADRITASRIAEAVRRRAETRQKDMA; encoded by the coding sequence ATGCCTTCCGATACGGCCGGCTCCTGGACGCCTGTCGCCCTTTCTGCCGATCTGCCGCCGGCCACCGTTATACCGGCCTGGACCCCGCTAGGAGCGATCGCTCTCTGGCGTAGCCAGTCTGGGCGCGCATCGGCCTCGTCGGACCGTTGTCCGCATCGCGGAATGCGACTGTCCCATGGCTTCGTGCGAGGCGAGGCGCTCTCCTGTATCTATCACGGCTGGAGCTATTCGCCGGCGGGAGGATGCATTCGCATCCCGGCTCATCCCGATCTCGTACCGCCGGAGACGATTCGCGTGGCTGTTCAGCAAGTTGCGGAATCAGATGGGATCGTCTGGATAGCGGTCGGCGAACCGGCAATGCCGCCGCCACGCCTCGATAATCTTGCGCCAATACGTTCGCTGACACTGGATGCCGACGTAGCGGCGATCGAAGCAGCCGCCGGCGAAAAAGCTGATGCGGATGGGTTGATCCGAGTCGCTGATTGTCCCTGGGTCCGGTTGCTGCCGGCGGAGCAGATCGGCTGCACGCTCATTCACCTCCTGGTCGAACAGGGGCGCAGCGTCGCAGATCGGATTACAGCGTCTCGCATCGCCGAAGCGGTGCGCCGCCGGGCGGAAACACGCCAGAAGGACATGGCATGA